The stretch of DNA GCAACACAATATAAAGTAATCAGCGATTGGCTGTGCCTGACGACCAGACAAAAAGCCAGGAAAATTGAGAGTCACCTTAATCGTCTCTCTATGGAAGGATGGGAGTTTGTCGCCCTCGATTCTGTAATGTTTTTTGGGAATGATGTTGGATTTTACCTGATCCTCAAGAGAGCATTTTCAGAAAATCCTAATCAATATAGCAATCCTATTTAATTTCTGAAATAGATATGGTTGGGGGATAAGCCTTTCAGGTCTCTTTCTCTTTAGTAATTACATCGGATGGCCATATGAGAACTAACCAGCTTTCCCTTGATGCCTTGTGGGGGTTAGCACTATCTCAGGAGCATGTATTCAGCCCCAGTGACGTTGCTCATTTGCCAGAAGCCGCAAGACGGTATCTTGACCATGCGATCGCACCTGGAACTGTGATCGCATCAGCCGTGCGGCTCAAAATGCATGGTGAAATCAAACTCAAGAGCTGGATTCCCTTCACCGCAGAGCAAGTTGTCTGTTGGGATCGCGGCTTTATTTGGAGTGCCACCGCCTGGATGAACCGCTTACCCATTGTGGGATCAGATCGGATCATTGATAGCGTTGGGGCCATGCAGTGGAAGCTGTTGGGGCTGTTCCCGGTGATGACCGGAACCGGTGATGATATTACCCGATCGGCGGCGGGGCGCTTCCACACTGAGTTAATGCTGTTGCCATCGGCGCTTTGTCTGGGTGATGTGACCTGGAGTAGCCCAGAGGCCTCGCACCTCCATGCCAGTTTTATGGCCCAGGGTGAACAGGCAGAACTTGACTTGACCATTGACCAGGCAGGGCGACTCAAAACTGCGAAACTGCCTCGCTGGGGCAACCCAGACGGTGCGGAACAGCGCTATGTGGATTTCGGGGCGATTGTAGAAGAAGAAGGCACCTTCTGCGGCTACACGATTCCAACCCGTCTGCGGGTTGGGTGGTATTTTGGCACCGAGCGATTTGAGGCAGAAGGCGAGTTCTTCCGAGCCACCATTGATGATGCCATCTATCAGTAATAGTTTCTAGTTTCAAAAAGTCCGATTTGAGGAAATCCGGGTTGATTAAAAAGATGTAATAACGAGGTCAGCGATGACGATCTTAATCCTGATCCAGATTCTGGTTCCCCTACTCTTAATTGGGTGGTTGGCCTTTGTGCCGCCTCGCAATCTGTTGGGTATTGGGATTCAATCTCTAATGACGGCGATCGCCCTGGCTGGTTGACTGACAAAACTAATCGGCGGCGTAGGAGTACGTGTGTATTTTGAACTCGATTCGATAGGTGCGCTGCTCATGCTGTTTGCGAGAGGCCATCGCGGGTTCAGGATCGCGGTTGTGGGTGAACCAGACATGACGGATGAGTGGCCACCCATTTTCTAGTGCGGTTTTCAGCCAATCCCATCCAATGCGGAAGTAGCTATTGCCGCGAAACCAATGGGGGTCAACCCAGCGCCGTTTGCCAGCGGCGACGACCTCGAGGCCTTGGGCGGTGACATAGAGGGTCGCGACGGCCAAGAGGAACCAAAGCCGGGAGAGGGCACAGAGGGAGCGAATTTCAGATTTTTGGAGATTCCAGCCGTTGGATTGGTCATCGAGAAAGGCCTCCTCAATGTCAAAGCGCAAGCCGTATTCCTCGAAGGTGTGCAGGCGGGTGGGTTCATCGCTGACGATGGCCCAGAACTCGCCATTGAGGTTGTTATAGCCAAAGGCAATATGCACCGGGCCGTACCACTCCCCTTTGTGGAGCTTCACGGTGTGCCAACAGAGGGCCTCCCCCCGCTGAAGACGAATGTCCTTCAATCGACACCACCCGTGACCGGCCCGCCAAATCCAGGTATCGCGCTTGATGCGGATGCGGTAGTGCCACCCGAGTTCAGCCGTAATCGCGCTCATAGCATCGGTGTGAATGAAGCCCCGGTCAGCCAGCACGACCACCTTCACTCCCTGGGGCAATCGGTGGGCGGCTTGGTAGAGCATCTCCTGATACTCGTCGAAGGCCACAGACGCACTGCGGTGCTGGAGCACCCGCCAGACCACGGGCAACGCCCGGCCTCGATGCACCACCGCTAGCCGAATCAGGCAATACTCATCCCAGAACAGCGAGGTGTCCAAGCTCAGATATAAACAGTCCTCATCCCAATGGGCTAATGCCTCCTGAATCAAGGGCTTGTACAGGCGATGGACGTTGATACGGCTATTGTGCAGCCAGCGGCTGAGCCGTCGTTGTTTACTTTGCGCCTGCACCCCTCGACACGGCACATAGGGCAGCCAGCGCGTCAGGTTGATTTCTCCACGCTGGAGCAAGGCCACTACCATCCACAGGCAGGTCGTCAGATGGCTACGATGCGCCCAGGACACCGATTGACCCAACCAGGCATTCAGGGCATTGTAGAGAGGGGAGTTTTTTTCACAGCATCTACGCTTTTGAGTGGTATCTAAGCTTAGAACGCTGGCTCCCCACTTCTTCCTCCAATCCCTGAAACTACCGCGCCACAAGCTGTTCAGCAGCTCTCAGGAAACTTTTGTCAGTCAAAGAGTCGCCCTGGTCATGATCGCCCGTATGGGTATCTGGATTTTTCCACCCTGGTGGACGCCTTATCTCTATGGAGTGCTATTTGTGCTGGCGTTGGGGCTGGGGTTTCTGAGGCAACAGCCCAAGCGCCGCATGCCATTGAGCTGGCCGGGGTGGGTGATGATTGTGGGCTTCGTCGCCTTTGGGCTGTACGCAGGCAATGAGGCGGTGCTCAGTTGGACGGGGCAGTTTCCTGCGGCTGCAACCGCTGTCGACCTTACCTTTCCGCTGCGGGGTGACAATTTTCTGATCGTCAATGGCGGTAGCAATATTCGCATCAATGCTCACCTAAAAACCTTAGACGAGTCAGTACCGCGTTTTCGAGCCTATCGGGGCCAAAGTTACGGTACCGATATCATTCAGGTTAATCGGTGGGGGTTGCGATCGCCCGGCATCGTTCCTAAGCACCCTGCGGAGTACTTGATCTACGGTGCGCCAGTGTTTGCTCCCTGTGCAGGGCAGGTGGTGCAGGCGATTGACGGCTTCCCAGATATGACCATCCCAGAGATTGACCTGATCAACCGGGCTGGAAATCATGTGATTCTGCGCTGCGGCGCGTACGAGGTCATCCTGGTCCATTTTCGTCCCCAGAGTCTCTTGGTGCAATCGGGCATGGCTGTTGCCGTCGGGGACGCCATTGCCGAGGTTGGCAATTCTGGGGCCAGCGGCGAACCCCACCTTCATATTCACGCCCAGCGATCGGGCTCTTTAGCTATGCCCCTGTCCGGCGACCCATTGCCGGTGCGCTTCAATGGCCGTTTTCTCACTCGCAGCGATCGTGTGACCACGCCCCCCTTTAGAGACTGAACCATGACTCAGGCACAATCCGCCCAACTCAAAGAACTGGACAGAGATGCCTGGGTCGCTCAGGCGATCGCCTGAGGCTGTGCTGGTTTGAGCGTATTTCATCCCATTACTTAGGTTCTATATTGTGGCGCTTATTGCATTTCTCTTTTTATTGGTTGGCCCTGCGATCGCCACAATCGCATTTTTCCGAAGGCTTTCGACCCGCGGGCACTTGTTTTTGTTGAGCCTTTGCGTCGTCTATGGAATTTCTCCGTTTCTCCTGACTTGGGGCGCATTCGGATCGGCTAAGCGCTTTGGTTGCTCGGCAGAGGCAATCCGCTTTCGCTGTCCTTCCCCAGTTTGGCTGGGAGACGTTATTTCTGGGCTAGCGATGGCGCACTGGCTGGCAATTTTTGCCATTCCATCCGCGATTTTAGGCGTGATCGGGTTGCTGATTTCCGGAATTTTACAACATCGGCGATCGCGAACTACAGGCGGCACTTCGGGCGAAACCCCTGCTGTTTTTTACCGGAGTCGCCACCACAAAGTAATTGCAGGCGTCTGTTCAGCTCTCGCCCAGCGTTGGCATCAGCCTCTTGCAGTGATCCGGATCGTCACGGTTGTTTTAGCGATCGTCATCCCTGGATTTATTTTTCTGTACCTGTGGTGTTGGTTGGCGTTCTCAATCGAGCCGCGATTACAGCAACAAGTCGACGTCAAAGGAGATAGTGGAAAATGAGAAAATATCCTGTTACCTGGTTTTATGTCCTGGCCTTTGGTATTTCATGGATTGGCATGGTATCAGTGGTCTTAGCCTCGCGAGATATTGCCCCACTTTACCGCACTTACTTCCTAGTTCTTTCCATCTTTTATGCCATTGGCCCTGCACTTGCGGCTGTGATTGTGGCACAGGTGGCGTATGGTTGGGCAGGGGTTGGAGATTTGCTCAAGGGACTGATCCGATGGCGGGTTGCCCCAGTTTGGTATGTCGTCGCAGTGCTGGGGCCTGCGGTTCTTCTCATTACAGCGCAAGTTATCACAAGATTACTGGGCTTGTCCGTAACCATCACCATGCCACCAGCCGTTCTATCTCCCTATGTCATTTTCAGTTTCACGGTCAATTTCCTCGCCAATACCTGCGAAGAAATTGGGTGGCGTGGCTTTGCCTTACCACGCTTGCAAAAACGACATAATGCCTTGGTTTCTACTCTGATTGTGGGCACATTATGGGGGTTATGGCATTTACCACTTTTCTTTTTGTCGGGTGCGATGTCTGAGTACCCTTTTCTCTGGTTTATCAGCATCGTGGCAGATGCTTTTGTATACACCTGGATTTACAACAGTACTAAAGGCAATATTTTGCTAGTGGCGCTTTTGCATGGTTCAGGGAATATTTTTGGCGCATTTATACCTGGGGTATCCCCTATCGCATACGCTCTTGTAAATTGTGTGGTGGCTATTATCCTGATTGCAGTGTTTGGAAAAGCAAGTCTCTCTCGCCAAAAACGGGTTTATGCGGGCTAATAATAGGTCAATAACACCAATGACACATCGCAATAAATTTGGCTTTTACCCGCGCCTTTTGGCATTCTTTGCTTTGGCGTTTGCTTGGTCTTGGATCTGCTGGCTGCTGTTTGCGGTTGTCAGACCTCAGTTGCCCACTTTAGGTATGGTGCTGTTTTTCGCGGGGAGTTTTGGCCCTGGTATCGCGGCGATCGCAGTGGTGAGGTATTCCAGTGGACAGGATGGGCTGCATCGTTGGCTCAGGCGATCGCTGCAATGGCGGGTTGGCTGGCGTTGGCTAGCACTCTCGTTTTTCTTGCCCCTGGCGGTCATGGGATTGGCCGCCGCTGGGCACATCGCCTTGGGCGGCACGATCGCTCCGTCCCCCGCATCCGGGCGTGTGCTCCTAGCCGTGGTGAACTTTGGGCTGGTGCTGGTGCTGGGCGGCCCGCTGGGTGAGGAATTTGGCTGGCGAGGGTATGCATTGCCTGTTTTGCAAGAGCGCTATAGCTGGCGCGTGGCTAGCCTTGTGTTGGGCATGGTGTGGGGCGCGTGGCACCTGCCACTGTTTTATATGGCCGACACGGCGCAAAGTCACATTCCAGCTGGGCTATTTATGGTGAGCACAGTAGCTCTATCGGTGCTGTTTGCCTGGCTATTTAACCATACCGAAGGGAGTGTGTTGCCTGCTCTCGTGCTGCATACTGCGGTCAATGCTTGGGCCTGGGTCATACCGGTCATGGTGATGCCGGATGGTAGTAATCTACGACCCTATGGGCTGGCAGTAGGACTGCTTGTGGCGATCGCCCTCGGTCTATTGTGCGATGCGGAACCCCGCCTGCCCATGCAACTAGAGTAGCGGGCTTACAACCTGCAACTCAGATCACTTTCCTTAGAGCTGCTCGATCGCACGGATAGTGGCTGCGTATTGCGTTTGAATATCCTGGCGGTCGAGGGCTTCGGCGATGGCATCCTGGCTGCCGCGCTCAATCATCTGGGCCTGGCGGCGGAGGGCGGCGCGGTCGGCGGGGCGGTAGGTGAAGGGGGCAATGACGGCGATCGCCTCCAGCAGCCGCAGGGTCACCGCCACGCTCGATCGCCCATTCTGCCGAATCTGGTTGAAGGCGGCATCGGTGACATCGACAAAGGTCAGGGATGGCAGCGCCAATCGCAGCTGGGCTTGGTCGTCGGAGCGGTAGGGCGAGGGGATGTCGCGCCGGGCCAGTTGGCACAGGGTGGCGCTAATTTGGTCGATGCAGCGAACGGCGGTAAAGGGATCGTTGATGCCTGGGGACAGGGCTCGCACCGCAATCTCCACCAGCTGGTTGATGGAAAATTCCAGATCCTGCTGGTTGGTGCGTTTAGATCCCAGCACAAAGGCCTTCTCAATCTGGGCGGTCAGCGGCTTATTGACCTTGTCTTTGGGGAAGACCCGCGCCAGTTCGCTACCCTGCACCACGAAGCGACCGGCCCGCGACTGCACCTGAATCACCAGGTCGTGCTCCGTGGCGATCTGCACCAGCTGGCCCTGATCAATCGCCTGAAGATAGCCGTCATCTTTGGCGTTGACGGGGTAGGAGTGGCGGTTAAAGTCGGCGGGCATATCGGCGGCTGGCTGACTGGAGAAGCTGTGCTCGGTGGTTTCAGGAAACAGCCGCTGGATGGCCGCCTCCAAGTCTTCGCCGACGGCTTTGATAATGTTGTCGACCTGAATGGATGAGGCGGCGTGGTGCAGAAAATAAATCAGCACGCCGATGCTGGCGATCGCCAGGACAAGGGCACAGGTGACCGCCACATGGGGCACAAACTCGCGCCCCTCGGACTCATTCACCGTGCGCAGCACCATCAGGCAGTACACAAAGGTGGAAATGAACGTGCCCAGCACCACCTGGTTGCCGGTATCCTGCATAAAATTGCGCAGCAGCCGCGGCCCAAACTGGGACGAGGCCAGCTGGAGCGCCACGATGGTGATGGAAAAGGCGGTGGTGGCCACGCTCACCATCGACCCTGCGATCGCCGAGAGCACCGCCCGCGACCCGCTTGGCCCCAGGGAATACACCCAGCTCACATTGCTGATGATGTCAGGCTTGAGGCGGTGGTCGAGACCAATGGTAAAAAACGACAGCCCAATGGCCAGACCGACCATGAGCGACGGCACAAACCAAAAGCTAGCGTTGAGGGAATCCCACCATTTGCCTAACTTTGCCGATTCCATCAAACGTCCAGCCTCCTGAGGGCGTGCCTTAATTATCAAGGAAAGAATTGAAGAAAATTGCTACGTTTTCAACTAAATCAATCAATTCAAACCGGGCTCAAACCGTAGCTCAACCCCTCCTACAGCATAATTTACGTAACCGCTAATCGGCTAATTCGTCAACCGCAAAACTGCGAGGGAGACCAGCCATGCCCCGCCTTATCGGTAAACAGTCAAACAACAGTTGGTACATGACTCTGGTGGTAATCGCAGCGATCGCAACCGCTGGATCGTTGGAATATCTCGGCGTGATTGACGTCATTCCTGGGTTCGGCAGTGAGCGATCGCCCTGGGGTCAACCGTCGCTACAGCGCGATCGCCCCTAGCGCATTCCATGAATCTCCGGGGTGATACCCCATGGCCAAGGTCATGTTTAGCACCAACCCAGGCACACAACCCCAACTCTCCACCGATACCCCCAGGGGCATCGCCCCTGGGAATATTGCAGTGCAATGTCCCTACAGATCGGGGATGTTCAGATTAGAATTTGGCATCACTTAATCAACACCGTTTAATCAAAATTCACTTAAAAAAGGACTTCTACATCATGTTTAAAGGTAGAGACGTGATCGGTAAAACCATCGTCTCCTACGACGTTGGGGAAAAGTTTGATGTGGTGAAAGACCTGATTTTTGACCAAGAAAGCCACCAGCTGCTGGGCTTTTTGGTGCGGGAGGGGGGCTGGCTGAAGCGCGCCCAGGTGCTGCTGCTCGGCGACGTGCAGGCGATCGGCGTCGATGCGGTGATCACCTCCTCCCAGGGGGCGATCGCCAATGCCCACCGGCTGCCGGATGTCGGCCCCATTATCCACCACAACACCATTCTCAAGGGCACCCGCCTGCTCACCCTGGATGGCCGCGATCTGGGGGTGATTGTCGATCTGTACTTCGATGAGACCAATGGCCGGGTGGAGGGCTACGAGGTGTCGGGCGGGCTGTTTGCCGATGCCTACTCGGGGCGATCCTTTGTGCCCGCCGTTGACACCCTCAAGATTGGCCGCGATGTGGCCTTTGTGCCCGTCGCCACCGCCCAGCTAATGGAAGAGCAGGTGGGCGGCCTGCGGGGGGCGATGCAGACCGTCGGCGACCAGCTGCAGGAGGGTGCCCAGGTGACGGGCGATCGCCTCCAGGAGCTGGGTCAGCGCACGGGTGAGCAGCTGCAGGCCACCGCCCAGCTCACGGGCGATACCCTGCGAGAGATGGGACACACCGCAGGCGACAGGTTCCAGGCAACGGCCCAGGGGGCGGGCGAACGACTCCACGAGTTTGGGGAGACCGCCAGCGATCGCCTTCAAGCCGCCACCCAGGCCACGGGCGAGACCCTACACGAAATGGGGCAAACCGCCAGCGATCGGTTCCAAGAAAGCGCTCAACTCACCAACGAGCGCCTCCAGGATCTAGGTCGCTATGCCAACGAAACTGCCCAGGACCTGGCCCCACCCCTGCACGGACTGGGCCGCACCACGGCAGCCGCCATGACCAACGCCATCATCGATCCGGCAGCGCAAAAAGCCTTTGTCACCGGCAAAGTCGCCAACCGCGAGGTGATCACCCCCACGGGCAGCCTGTTTGCCCTCCAGGGACAGCACATCACCCACGAACTAGCCGATGCCGCCGAGTTCCTGGGCATTCTCGATGACCTCTACCGCGCCGTGGGGGGCAGCTGGACGGTGCCCCTGGAGGCCAAGCTGACAGCGGCGGTGGCCAGGGTCACGGTAGAGCAGGCCGAGGGCAGGCGATCGCAGCACCTGGTGCGCAATGAATCCGGCTCGATTTTGGTGGCACCGGGGCAAATTGTCACCCCGGCGGTGATTGAGCGGGCTAAGTTCTATCATCGCGAGGATTCGCTGCTGCAAGCGGTGGGCCTGTCGGCGGGCGCTGCCCTTCAGGGCAGCGCCGGGCAGGCGGCGGCGGGTGCGGGCGATCGCCTGCAAAACACCGGCAGCCAGCTCCAGGCCGAGGCCAGGGGGCTGTGGCACCAGGTGCAGCAGACCGCCAGCGCCCTGCAGCACCGCAGCGCCCAGGCCATGGAAGCCAGACGCATCCAGGCGGCCCTGGGGCGACCCGTGACCCGCGTCATTTTGGATCAGCAGGATGAGGTGATCCTGAATGTGGGCGAGCTGATTACCCACCAGGCGATCGCCCGCGCCCGCCAGGCCCAGGTGCTGGATCTGCTGCTCAACTCGGTCTACACCGGCAGCCCTCAGCTCTCCCTGGACGACCTGCGCGCTCCCCAGTCGGGAATTGCCGCACTGTAACGTCATCGACAGCGACCATGACAAGGATTGAACCCGCTTGAGAGCAACTTCCTTTGAGTTTTACAGTCTCGCCTTTTTGGGGATTATTCTCGGGCGCTATTTCCTCGTAGCGGGGCTTACCTACTGGGCGTTTTATGTCTCCGGGAAGACTTCCAGACGGCTCCCCCAGTCTCCCCCCTGGCGGCTCATTCGCCACGACATTCAGCTGTCGGCGATCGCGGCGGTGGTGTTTGCCATCGCCGCCGCGATCGTGCTCTCTGCCCACGGTGCCGGACTCACCCGCCTCTACAGCGACCCCCGCGCCTACGGACTTTGGTACCTGGGGGCCAGCTACGGAGCGGCGCTACTGCTGCAAGACACCTACTTTTACTTCACCCACCGCCTGTTTCACCACCCCAAACTCTTTCCCTGGTTCCACCGGGGGCACCACCGATCGCGCTACCCCACCCCCTGGACCTCCTTCGCCTTTGACCCGCTGGAGGCGGTGGTGCAGGCGCTGTTTTTAGTCGGCCTAGTGTTCCTGCTGCCTCTGCACTTCATCACCATGATTGCCGTTCTCACCACCATGACCGTGTGGGCGGTGATCAACCACCTGGGGCCAGACCGTCTGCCCGCCCCGTTTCCCCACCACTGGCTGGGGCAGTGGGTGATTGGCCCCACCCACCACTCCATCCACCACCTCAAATACACCGTTCACTACGGGCTTTACTTCACCTTTTGGGATCGACTTTTGGGCACCCAAGACCCCAACTATACCCAGACCCTAACCAGGTTTTCATCCGATAATTTTGCGTCAAAAAATATCGACAACAATAGCTGATCCGTGTTCTTCCGGGGATGTTCCCAGGAGAGGGGCGATCGGGTTATTCCCAAACGGAAGCGGTTAGCGGACTTGCGATCGCTCAAAATCCTCCGCAAAAGCACCGATTGACTGGCAAAAACCTGATTGCCTGACACATCTCCAATGTAGGTTGGGTGCAGCGAAGCGGAACCCAACATCCGCCGAGGACTTCGGGCTGGTTGGGTTCTGCGATCGCGCCACCCAACCTACGAGAACTCAAAACTTTTCGGCGTTGTGTCAGTCAGCCAGGACAAAAACTCTGATGTAGGTGGGCGATGAGCGCAGCATAATCCAACCTCAGTTGTGGGAGGATAAGCATCTCAAAAATTTTGTCAGTCAATCCATCGAAAGCGTCTGATCCTAGAGCTTTTCTATATTCCCTAAACCGGACAAACTTTACCTAAAGCGCAAGAACTCTAAAGAATCTTTTCCCAAAATATCGAATTCAATTAACTCAACCATGAAATCAACCACTTCTTCACCATACTGTACTTAGTCCGAATAGGTTACCCAATTCCATTCAGACCCAACACACTGAATCAAGGATGTAGCCATGAATATTAAAAATAGAGCAAAAGCCGCCGCCAAAAATGTTGAGGGCAAGCTTGAAGAGGCCGTTGGCGATGTGACCGGCAACCGCGAGGCCCAAGCTAAAGGTAGAGCCAAGCAGGTGGAGGCCAACCTCCGCAACGCCACAGAAGATGTCAAAGATGACATCAAACGAATCATTGACTAAATCAGGGACTTTGAGAGATTTTCCTGCTCCCCTCTCCCCTTTGGAGAGCTACTAAGTACACACATCTCACGAAACGCCCCACTTTGCCGACTTTGGCCCCCCTGCCCCCCGATTTCGGGGGGAACCGGACTTCAAAGTCCCCCAGAATTGGGGGATTTAGGGGGCCAGAACGAAGGCAATTCGGTCAGTCTATGACTTATGTGTATGTAGTAGCCCTCAACCTCCGCAACGCCACAGAAGATGTCAAAGATGACATCAAACGAATCATTGACTAAATCAGGGACTTTGAGAGATTTTCCTGCTCCCCTCTCCCCTTTGGAGAGCTACTAAGTACACACATCTCACGAAACGCCCCACTTTGCCGACTTTGGCCCCCCTGCGCCCCCGATTTCGGGGGAACCGGACTTCAAAGTCCCCCAGAATTGGGGGATTTAGGGGGCCAGAACGAAGGCAATTCGGTCAGTCTATGACTTATGTGTATGTAGTAGCCCTTGGAGAGGGGGGGTAGCTTGCTTCCCGCAGGGTGGGCTATGGGAGCTCTGTGATCTACTGAGTTTCGTGAACATTTTTGTGTCAGAGGAAACCATGATCTCATTCCGACAAGTTAGAAACATTTTTGTGATAGCGGCTTTAACCGTCATGCTGATAGCCACGGTGGTGTTTAACTTTGGCACCTCCAGCGCCTGGGCCGCAACCCTGCCTGAATCCCAGGCTAGCCCGCCTCAGATCGCAGCCATGAACCGAGCCGAAGCGATCACCAAAAACCTAGAAGGCAAAGCTCAAGAAGCCATCGGCAACGTGACGGGCGATCCAAAAGACCAGATGATGGGCAAAGCCAAGCAGGCGGAAAGCCAGATGCGCAACGCGGCTGAAGATGTCAGGGATCAGTTCGAGTTACCCAGCAGAACCAAAGCCGCGGCCAAACAGGTCGAAGGTCAGGTTCAAGAGGCGGTTGGCAATGCGACGGGCAATGCCAAAGATCAAATGATGGGCAAAGTCAAGCAAGCCCAAGGCCGCGATCGCAGCGTCATCGAAACCATCAAAGACAGGATTCAATCCCTTTTTAACTAGAGTTTTTAGCCCCGTCTGCCCGTGGATCAGACAATTCTAGGCAAGTGATAAGATGCTTGCTCGCCATACCTAAATCCCTGATTGAATGGCCGAAACGTTTTCGCCAACTCTTAATTTAGTAGAGGTAGAAAGATGTTGAACCTAGTTTGGACCGTTGTGGCTATTCTGGTTGTGCTTTGGGCCTTAGGATTTGCTGTCAATATCGGCGGCGGCTTAATCCATCTGCTGCTGGTTCTGGCGCTGATTGGCATCGTTTATAACGTGCTAGTTGGGCGTCGTACTATTTAAATTCTAGCGGCCCTGCCCTGCCAGGCAGAGCACCTTTTAGAACCCTTGTCTACACCCTTGTTTATCAAGGGTTCTACGCAGGAAAAGTCTGGATAGGACTTGATAAAGCTCTGAGGCAATGGCATGTTTGATTACTGAATTTATCAATTTAGCAAACCATAGCTACGCCTCAAACAACTCATCCATTAAATAGAACTTCCGTCTATCACAATGGAGTCATAGATGGATGAGATGACTCCATCAAATCTATCTAGAACACCTAAAAAAGGATACCTCCATGAGCATTGAAAATAGAGCCAAGGCCAACGCCAAAAAAGTTGAAGGCAAAATTGAAGAAACTGCGGGTGACTTAACCGGCAACCATGAGGCCCAGGCCAAGGGCAAAGCTAAGCAAGCCGAGGGAGACGTGCGCAACACCGTGGAAGATGGCAAAGATAAGGTCAGAAAAATGGTTGACTAACCATTGATGTTCAACCAGGGTCGAGGGCGTTCTAGCTTGGCACATTGGCCCGTCCCCTTTCCCCTCTGGAGAAAGAGCTCTGAAATTTCAGGGCCTCCCCCCCCGGGGAAAGAGATTAGGTACAGGCTGCAAAGCTGAATTCACCCTACGATCCCGTGGGGATGTCATAGCACTAGCTAAGTTTTTAACATAAGGCACATAAAATGGCTGTTTTGAATGACAAGCGTGGCGTCGGCGTCTTTGCTGACTATCCAACTACTGAGAAAGCGCTCAGAGAACTAAAAGATATAGGCTATGGGATGGATAACGTATCCATTATTGGCCAAGACTCCGAGCATCTCAACCAATCGGGTCGAACCGGCACCGTTCAGGTTCAAGATATCCAGGCCGATGACGGTAACCACGCCGACGATGGGGCTACAACCGGCGCGCTCTCCGGCGGCGCGGTGGGCGGACTTACGGGTCTGCTGGTGGGGCTCGGTACGCTAGCCATTCCTGGCGTCGGCCCGATTATGCTAGCTGGAGCCGCCGCTACGGCTTTGGCCTCAACGGTTGCCGGTGGAGCAATCGGCGCGGCTACCGGTGGCTTGGTGGGCGGACTGGTGGGCATGGGTATTCCTG from Leptolyngbya sp. KIOST-1 encodes:
- a CDS encoding CsbD family protein, with product MNIKNRAKAAAKNVEGKLEEAVGDVTGNREAQAKGRAKQVEANLRNATEDVKDDIKRIID
- a CDS encoding CsbD family protein, coding for MIAALTVMLIATVVFNFGTSSAWAATLPESQASPPQIAAMNRAEAITKNLEGKAQEAIGNVTGDPKDQMMGKAKQAESQMRNAAEDVRDQFELPSRTKAAAKQVEGQVQEAVGNATGNAKDQMMGKVKQAQGRDRSVIETIKDRIQSLFN
- a CDS encoding CsbD family protein, yielding MSIENRAKANAKKVEGKIEETAGDLTGNHEAQAKGKAKQAEGDVRNTVEDGKDKVRKMVD
- a CDS encoding lmo0937 family membrane protein, which encodes MLNLVWTVVAILVVLWALGFAVNIGGGLIHLLLVLALIGIVYNVLVGRRTI
- a CDS encoding signal transduction histidine kinase (STHK), LytS; amino-acid sequence: MDNVSIIGQDSEHLNQSGRTGTVQVQDIQADDGNHADDGATTGALSGGAVGGLTGLLVGLGTLAIPGVGPIMLAGAAATALASTVAGGAIGAATGGLVGGLVGMGIPEDRAKVYDEHLSQGKYLVIIDGTAGDMARAEPILKRRDIREWNVYTMADRSATTHNRPTPPRGVDSRGVDPRDAAGMPSGSR
- a CDS encoding PRC-barrel domain-containing protein; this translates as MFKGRDVIGKTIVSYDVGEKFDVVKDLIFDQESHQLLGFLVREGGWLKRAQVLLLGDVQAIGVDAVITSSQGAIANAHRLPDVGPIIHHNTILKGTRLLTLDGRDLGVIVDLYFDETNGRVEGYEVSGGLFADAYSGRSFVPAVDTLKIGRDVAFVPVATAQLMEEQVGGLRGAMQTVGDQLQEGAQVTGDRLQELGQRTGEQLQATAQLTGDTLREMGHTAGDRFQATAQGAGERLHEFGETASDRLQAATQATGETLHEMGQTASDRFQESAQLTNERLQDLGRYANETAQDLAPPLHGLGRTTAAAMTNAIIDPAAQKAFVTGKVANREVITPTGSLFALQGQHITHELADAAEFLGILDDLYRAVGGSWTVPLEAKLTAAVARVTVEQAEGRRSQHLVRNESGSILVAPGQIVTPAVIERAKFYHREDSLLQAVGLSAGAALQGSAGQAAAGAGDRLQNTGSQLQAEARGLWHQVQQTASALQHRSAQAMEARRIQAALGRPVTRVILDQQDEVILNVGELITHQAIARARQAQVLDLLLNSVYTGSPQLSLDDLRAPQSGIAAL
- a CDS encoding sterol desaturase family protein, whose amino-acid sequence is MRATSFEFYSLAFLGIILGRYFLVAGLTYWAFYVSGKTSRRLPQSPPWRLIRHDIQLSAIAAVVFAIAAAIVLSAHGAGLTRLYSDPRAYGLWYLGASYGAALLLQDTYFYFTHRLFHHPKLFPWFHRGHHRSRYPTPWTSFAFDPLEAVVQALFLVGLVFLLPLHFITMIAVLTTMTVWAVINHLGPDRLPAPFPHHWLGQWVIGPTHHSIHHLKYTVHYGLYFTFWDRLLGTQDPNYTQTLTRFSSDNFASKNIDNNS